Proteins from a single region of Amycolatopsis sp. CA-230715:
- a CDS encoding ABC transporter permease encodes MNTIRAEWTKFRGLRSTWFAVAVTIVLGVVISALATSGLARSYPSMSPSDRAAWDPTVNSLNSILIAQLSIGVLGVLMISGEYATGSIQPSTLAVPRRGRLFTAKAVVVTAVVALLGQLLVFTSFFLGQAVFADAKVPYATLDQPEVLRAVLGGGLFLAAVGLLGLGLGTVLRSTAAAIGTLVSLTLLVPLIGRTLPERWAEWMTAYWPTVAGQQVYTVVPPDGAVAPWLGFGLLCGFVALIGAAGYAVMRVRDV; translated from the coding sequence GTGAACACCATCCGCGCCGAATGGACCAAGTTCCGCGGCCTGCGCTCGACCTGGTTCGCCGTCGCCGTGACGATCGTGCTCGGCGTCGTGATCAGCGCGCTCGCCACCTCGGGGCTGGCCAGGTCCTATCCCAGTATGTCGCCGTCCGACCGCGCGGCGTGGGATCCGACCGTGAACAGTCTCAACAGCATCCTGATCGCCCAGCTCTCGATCGGGGTGCTCGGGGTCCTGATGATCAGCGGCGAGTACGCGACCGGCTCCATCCAGCCCAGCACGCTCGCGGTGCCCCGGCGCGGCAGGCTTTTCACGGCGAAAGCGGTCGTGGTCACCGCGGTCGTGGCGCTGCTGGGTCAGCTGCTCGTGTTCACGTCCTTCTTCCTCGGGCAGGCGGTGTTCGCGGACGCGAAAGTGCCGTACGCGACGCTCGATCAGCCGGAGGTGCTGCGTGCGGTGCTCGGAGGTGGCCTGTTCCTCGCCGCCGTGGGATTGCTAGGCCTCGGGCTCGGGACGGTGCTGCGCTCGACGGCCGCCGCGATCGGCACCCTGGTTTCCTTGACGCTGCTGGTGCCGCTCATCGGGCGGACGCTGCCGGAACGGTGGGCGGAGTGGATGACCGCGTACTGGCCGACGGTGGCCGGTCAGCAGGTCTACACCGTGGTGCCGCCGGACGGTGCCGTCGCGCCGTGGCTGGGATTCGGGCTGCTGTGCGGATTCGTCGCGCTGATCGGTGCGGCGGGGTACGCCGTGATGCGCGTGCGGGACGTGTGA
- a CDS encoding TetR/AcrR family transcriptional regulator, whose product METADDSPRERILAATLDLLADGGQDAVSTRAVSAAAGVQPPTLYRLFGDKDGLLDAVAVKGFADYLATKTEAARSDDPVRDLRAGWDNHVEFGLANPALYLLMYGRPRTEAAASPAGVAGFQVLADHIGRIAEWGRLRVAEHLAASLVHAAGSGVTLSLIATPEDERDPALSVTAREAVIAAISTDRPVAREPGPVSAAAALRAALPRIGALTAGESALMGELLDRVTGHKRRLSAEELVDRHRKLPRADSKRLRHEADEFFGTDDRVGAEDR is encoded by the coding sequence ATGGAAACCGCCGACGACTCGCCGCGGGAGCGCATCCTCGCCGCGACACTGGACCTGCTTGCCGACGGCGGACAGGACGCGGTCTCGACGCGAGCGGTCAGCGCGGCGGCCGGAGTGCAGCCCCCGACCCTCTACCGGTTGTTCGGGGACAAGGACGGGCTGCTCGACGCCGTCGCGGTCAAGGGGTTCGCGGACTACCTCGCGACCAAGACCGAGGCGGCGCGCTCGGACGACCCCGTGCGAGACCTCCGTGCGGGATGGGACAACCACGTCGAGTTCGGCCTGGCCAACCCCGCCCTGTACCTGCTGATGTACGGACGGCCGCGCACCGAAGCCGCTGCTTCGCCTGCCGGTGTCGCGGGTTTCCAGGTGCTGGCAGACCACATCGGACGCATCGCCGAGTGGGGCCGACTCCGCGTCGCCGAACACCTCGCCGCGTCGCTCGTGCACGCTGCCGGTTCCGGTGTCACGCTCAGTCTCATCGCCACGCCGGAGGACGAACGGGATCCGGCCCTCTCGGTCACCGCGCGGGAAGCCGTCATCGCGGCCATCAGCACCGATCGGCCGGTCGCGCGCGAACCGGGGCCCGTTTCCGCCGCGGCCGCGCTCCGCGCCGCGCTGCCCCGGATCGGCGCCCTCACCGCGGGCGAAAGCGCCTTGATGGGCGAACTGCTCGACCGCGTCACGGGGCACAAGCGGCGGCTGAGCGCCGAAGAGCTGGTCGACCGGCACCGGAAGCTACCGCGGGCGGACTCCAAGCGCCTGCGGCACGAAGCCGACGAGTTCTTCGGCACCGACGACCGCGTCGGCGCAGAGGATCGGTGA
- a CDS encoding ABC transporter ATP-binding protein, with protein MSETIEARDLTKRYGETLAVDGITFTVRPGRVTGFLGPNGAGKSTTMRLVVGLDAPTAGTVTVAGRRYAELDRPLHTVGALLDARAVHPGRTATGHLLALAQTAGIGRKRVGEVLELVGLESVARRRAGTYSLGMSQRLGIAAALLGDPPVLIFDEPVNGLDPEGIRWIRGLMRELAAEGRTVLVSSHLMSEMALTAQHLLVIGKGRIIADTGIDEFLDRHSAETVLVRADDQERLARVLRQAGARLDMDAEGLLVEGLTSAEIGKFAAADGIALAELTPKRDSLEDVFMALTGDAVEYGGAA; from the coding sequence ATGAGTGAAACGATCGAGGCACGAGACCTCACCAAGCGCTACGGCGAAACGCTCGCCGTCGACGGGATCACGTTCACCGTCCGGCCGGGGCGCGTCACCGGGTTCCTCGGACCGAACGGGGCAGGCAAGTCCACCACCATGCGCCTCGTCGTCGGGCTGGACGCGCCGACCGCCGGGACCGTGACGGTGGCTGGCCGCCGGTACGCCGAGCTGGACCGTCCGCTGCACACCGTCGGCGCGCTGCTCGACGCCCGCGCGGTCCATCCGGGCCGGACCGCGACGGGCCACCTGCTCGCGCTCGCGCAGACCGCGGGCATCGGGCGGAAACGGGTCGGCGAAGTGCTCGAGCTGGTCGGCCTGGAGTCGGTCGCGCGGCGGCGGGCCGGAACGTACTCGCTGGGGATGAGCCAGCGGCTCGGCATCGCGGCCGCGTTGCTCGGCGATCCACCGGTGCTGATCTTCGACGAACCGGTCAACGGCCTCGATCCGGAGGGCATCCGCTGGATCAGGGGGCTCATGCGGGAGCTCGCCGCCGAAGGCCGCACCGTGCTGGTGTCCAGCCACCTGATGAGCGAGATGGCCCTCACCGCGCAGCACCTGCTGGTCATCGGCAAGGGCCGGATCATCGCCGACACCGGTATCGACGAGTTCCTCGACCGGCACAGCGCGGAAACCGTGCTGGTCCGTGCCGACGACCAGGAGCGGCTCGCGCGGGTGTTGCGCCAGGCGGGCGCGCGGCTCGACATGGACGCCGAAGGGTTGCTCGTCGAAGGGCTCACCTCGGCGGAGATCGGCAAGTTCGCCGCCGCGGACGGCATCGCGCTGGCCGAGCTGACGCCGAAGCGCGATTCGCTGGAGGACGTGTTCATGGCGCTGACCGGCGACGCCGTCGAGTACGGAGGTGCCGCGTGA
- a CDS encoding YciI family protein, whose protein sequence is MEFFCYHRDRAGSLALREELREAHWSYMDRFDAELIARGPTFDGAVLTGSVHIVELPDPAAARAFAFDEPGYQAGAYRDVLIRRWRNALGRTMWEFPGGRSGDDRYLVLGLGAPKPATEDLSVPSEQDQLIAYGPLLSDDGATWLGTAALLRAPSPDAARAVLGAGEYAAVEVHRWQFGGRR, encoded by the coding sequence ATGGAGTTCTTCTGCTACCACCGTGATCGGGCGGGATCCCTTGCCCTGCGCGAAGAGCTGCGGGAAGCGCACTGGTCCTACATGGACCGGTTCGACGCCGAGCTGATCGCCCGCGGGCCGACCTTCGACGGTGCGGTGCTCACCGGCAGCGTGCACATCGTCGAGCTGCCGGATCCGGCGGCCGCCCGCGCGTTCGCCTTCGACGAGCCCGGGTACCAGGCAGGCGCTTACCGGGATGTGCTGATTCGCCGGTGGCGCAACGCGTTGGGGCGCACGATGTGGGAGTTCCCCGGCGGTCGCAGCGGTGACGACCGGTACCTCGTGCTCGGCCTCGGCGCGCCGAAACCCGCCACCGAGGACCTTTCCGTGCCGTCCGAACAGGACCAGCTCATCGCCTACGGGCCGCTGCTGTCCGACGACGGCGCCACCTGGCTGGGTACGGCGGCGTTGCTTCGCGCGCCGAGCCCGGACGCCGCGCGCGCGGTCCTCGGCGCGGGGGAGTACGCGGCCGTCGAAGTGCACCGCTGGCAGTTCGGCGGCAGGCGGTGA
- a CDS encoding response regulator transcription factor, whose product MTTASLLVVEDDPTLRDLLVASLRFAGFEVTATESGTEALRIVSNGPPDLVVLDVLLPDLDGFSVLRRMRAGTAPAREVPVLFLTARDAGDDKVAGLSAGGDDYVTKPFRLDELIARIRAILRRTAGATPEVLSAGDLVLDPAARLVTRGGEPISLSPTEFTLLRFLVENADRVLDRAQILHRVWHYDFGGDASIVESYISYLRRKVDNREPKLIHTVRGVGYVLRRPR is encoded by the coding sequence ATGACGACGGCCAGCCTGCTCGTGGTGGAGGACGACCCGACCCTGCGGGATCTGCTCGTGGCGAGCCTGCGGTTCGCCGGGTTCGAGGTGACCGCGACCGAGAGCGGTACCGAGGCGCTGCGGATCGTGTCGAACGGTCCGCCCGACCTGGTCGTGCTCGACGTGCTGCTGCCCGATCTCGACGGGTTTTCGGTGCTGCGGCGGATGCGGGCGGGCACGGCGCCGGCACGGGAGGTGCCGGTGCTGTTCCTCACCGCGCGCGACGCGGGGGACGACAAGGTGGCCGGGCTGTCCGCCGGTGGTGACGACTACGTGACCAAGCCGTTCCGGCTCGACGAGCTGATCGCCCGCATCCGGGCGATCCTGCGGCGGACCGCGGGCGCCACGCCGGAAGTGCTGTCCGCGGGCGATCTCGTGCTCGACCCCGCCGCACGGCTCGTCACGCGTGGCGGTGAGCCGATCTCGTTGTCGCCGACCGAGTTCACCCTGCTGCGGTTCCTGGTGGAGAACGCCGACCGGGTGCTGGACCGCGCGCAGATCCTGCACCGCGTGTGGCACTACGACTTCGGCGGCGACGCGAGCATCGTCGAGTCCTACATCAGCTACCTGCGGCGCAAGGTCGACAACCGGGAGCCGAAGCTGATCCACACCGTCCGCGGGGTCGGGTACGTGCTGCGCAGGCCGCGATGA
- a CDS encoding cytochrome P450, protein MTTRVDSDAVGEVLAALGTDEGRADPYPHYARLRALGPVVTAPDGVLVITGYRQCSAFVRDQRPLKQSEQLLLAAGYHDWRERPSLRLMFTSMVMLDGPAHTRLRRLVSSAFTARRVANLRPAVERIVGELCERLDGTTDFVTEFAFPLPATVIGELLGVPRADRPMFQTLVRDWTMVLDELSPAVVDRADSAAVTIRDYLADLAETRHAEPADDLISALVAAGDGEEGLDAEELVSMAALLLSAGFETTTGLLANGLFALLEEPAQAARLRTEQALAAPAVEELLRYDSPVHLASTRIMPTDLTIADIGFAEGQRAVALLGAANRDPEVFREPDRLVLDRAEEPPLSFGGGAHYCLGAPLARLEAQVAFPLLLSRFPRLSLAGDPVFRPGLSLHTYTSLPISTN, encoded by the coding sequence ATGACCACCAGAGTGGATTCCGATGCCGTCGGCGAGGTGCTCGCGGCGCTGGGCACCGACGAGGGCAGGGCCGACCCGTACCCGCACTACGCGCGGTTGCGGGCGCTGGGGCCCGTGGTGACCGCCCCCGACGGCGTGCTGGTGATCACCGGGTACCGGCAGTGCTCGGCGTTCGTGCGCGATCAACGCCCGCTTAAGCAGTCGGAACAGCTCCTGCTCGCCGCCGGGTACCACGACTGGCGGGAGCGGCCGTCGCTGCGGCTGATGTTCACCAGCATGGTGATGCTGGACGGCCCCGCGCACACCCGGTTGCGTCGCCTGGTCTCCTCGGCGTTCACCGCGCGCAGGGTCGCGAACCTGCGCCCCGCCGTCGAGCGCATCGTCGGCGAACTGTGCGAACGCCTTGACGGGACCACGGATTTCGTCACGGAGTTCGCGTTCCCGCTCCCGGCCACCGTGATCGGTGAGCTGCTCGGCGTGCCGCGGGCGGACCGGCCGATGTTCCAGACCCTCGTGCGGGACTGGACGATGGTGTTGGACGAGCTGAGCCCCGCCGTGGTCGACCGTGCTGACTCCGCCGCGGTCACCATCCGCGACTACCTCGCGGACCTGGCCGAGACACGGCACGCCGAACCGGCCGACGACCTCATCTCCGCGCTGGTGGCGGCCGGGGACGGCGAGGAGGGGCTGGACGCGGAGGAACTGGTGAGCATGGCGGCCCTCCTGCTGTCCGCCGGTTTCGAAACTACGACAGGGCTGCTGGCGAACGGCCTGTTCGCGCTGCTGGAGGAGCCCGCGCAGGCGGCCAGGCTGCGCACCGAGCAGGCGCTCGCCGCGCCCGCGGTGGAGGAGCTGCTTCGCTACGACTCGCCCGTACACCTGGCGTCCACCAGGATCATGCCCACAGATCTCACGATCGCCGACATCGGCTTCGCCGAGGGACAGCGCGCCGTCGCCCTGCTCGGCGCGGCCAACCGTGATCCCGAGGTGTTCCGCGAACCCGACCGGCTGGTGCTGGACCGCGCCGAAGAGCCGCCGCTGTCCTTCGGCGGTGGCGCGCACTACTGCCTCGGCGCACCACTGGCCAGGTTGGAAGCGCAGGTCGCGTTTCCCTTGCTGCTGTCGCGATTCCCCCGGCTCTCGCTCGCGGGCGACCCCGTTTTCCGGCCGGGGCTGTCGCTGCACACCTACACGTCGTTGCCGATCAGTACGAACTGA
- a CDS encoding sensor histidine kinase, producing the protein MNRLSLRARVLVISMTLLVAGMTAGTVAVLVALRKPLVERVDAQVTAEASALAALPRAFVQPFVTAAPAQGSRTTLDDLYLAYLTADGRLTLSVRGASAPALPALDRGAVAARHGQPFEVPGWRVLALPAKDGGGSVVAANSLSSVDETVSRVRLTCLLVGACLLAVLTAAGWFWLRAGLRPLRRIEETAAAIAGGDLSRRVPFTAAPATEVGRLTTSLNGMLAQIEAAVGARIRSEERLRRFVADASHELRTPLAGISGFAQLYRMGGAEIDTTMDRIERESVRLTGLVDDLLLLAQLDERGVELRRAPMDLRALAADAVHDLRALDPARPVRLTGPGAAADPETAPVLGDESRLRQVVSNLVGNAIAHTPAGSAVRVGVGTGGGDAVLEIADTGPGLPATRARLVFERFYRSDGSRARAAGRHGGAGLGLSIVWSLVTAHGGTVELDTAPGQGATFRIRLPVAPR; encoded by the coding sequence ATGAATCGGCTGTCACTGCGGGCGCGGGTCCTGGTCATCTCGATGACGCTGCTGGTGGCCGGGATGACCGCGGGCACGGTCGCGGTACTGGTCGCGTTGCGGAAACCGTTGGTGGAACGGGTGGACGCGCAGGTGACCGCCGAAGCGAGCGCGCTGGCCGCGCTGCCGAGGGCGTTCGTCCAGCCGTTCGTGACGGCCGCTCCCGCCCAGGGCTCGAGGACCACGCTCGACGACCTGTACCTCGCCTACCTCACGGCGGACGGGCGCCTGACGTTGTCCGTGCGCGGAGCCTCGGCACCCGCACTGCCCGCGTTGGACCGCGGGGCGGTGGCGGCCCGGCACGGTCAGCCGTTCGAAGTGCCGGGCTGGCGGGTGCTCGCGCTCCCCGCCAAGGATGGGGGCGGCAGCGTGGTCGCGGCCAACTCACTGTCCTCAGTGGACGAAACGGTGAGTCGTGTCCGGTTGACCTGCCTGCTGGTCGGCGCCTGCCTGCTCGCCGTGCTCACCGCAGCGGGCTGGTTCTGGCTTCGGGCGGGGCTGCGGCCGTTGCGCCGCATCGAGGAGACTGCGGCCGCGATCGCCGGTGGCGACCTGTCACGGCGCGTTCCGTTCACCGCCGCACCGGCGACGGAGGTGGGCAGGCTGACGACCTCGTTGAACGGGATGCTGGCCCAGATCGAAGCGGCCGTGGGGGCGCGGATCCGATCGGAGGAGCGGCTGCGCCGGTTCGTGGCGGACGCGAGCCACGAGCTGCGCACCCCGCTCGCCGGGATCAGCGGGTTCGCGCAGCTCTACCGGATGGGCGGCGCCGAGATCGACACGACGATGGACCGCATCGAGCGCGAATCCGTGCGGTTGACCGGTTTGGTGGACGATCTGCTGTTGCTGGCGCAGCTCGACGAGCGGGGGGTGGAGCTGCGGCGCGCGCCGATGGACCTGCGGGCGCTCGCCGCGGACGCGGTGCACGATCTGCGCGCGCTGGATCCGGCGAGGCCGGTCCGGCTCACCGGCCCCGGTGCCGCCGCCGATCCGGAAACCGCGCCGGTGCTCGGCGACGAATCCCGGCTGCGGCAGGTGGTGAGCAACCTGGTGGGCAACGCGATCGCGCACACCCCGGCGGGCAGCGCGGTGCGGGTGGGCGTCGGCACCGGTGGCGGCGACGCGGTGCTGGAGATCGCCGACACCGGACCTGGACTGCCCGCGACGCGGGCGCGGCTGGTGTTCGAACGGTTCTACCGCTCGGACGGCTCACGCGCCCGCGCCGCGGGACGGCACGGTGGTGCGGGCCTCGGCCTCTCGATCGTGTGGTCGCTGGTCACCGCGCACGGCGGTACGGTCGAACTGGACACCGCACCGGGACAGGGCGCCACGTTCCGGATCAGGTTGCCGGTGGCACCGCGCTGA
- a CDS encoding serine hydrolase domain-containing protein gives MTRTGMPRSVVALCAFAAVATMGAPASAAEQADDHAGVKAVLTAFRAHGGPGAAVYAGDLNQGWTLHAGQKVVNTNQVIGPDDAFRAASQTKTFTAAVVLQLVDEGKVALDAPIERYLPGVVAGNGYDGNRITVRQLLQQTSGINGGNAGAKPKSDGTFELRELVRAGLAGNPPKPDGSWNYTNTNYYLAGMLIEQVTGAPARDAIAERIIKPLGLKHTSLPAPGDKSLPGAYVHGYKGGSIGGVFLWLDTTFGEWGSGTVEPSYWSTAGGLVSTLADLAVFDRELNRGKVISAAGLAEMRKTVDTGWPGTEKYGLGLWGHQLSCGVRAWGLLGDLSTGFSSVTMATDDGRNAAVVTNTWVVNNDKPTRIDVVDAALCEKK, from the coding sequence ATGACCAGAACGGGGATGCCGAGGTCGGTGGTGGCGCTGTGCGCTTTCGCCGCGGTCGCGACGATGGGCGCGCCCGCGTCGGCGGCGGAGCAAGCCGACGACCACGCGGGGGTCAAGGCCGTGCTGACGGCCTTCCGGGCGCACGGCGGACCGGGCGCCGCGGTGTACGCGGGTGACCTGAACCAGGGGTGGACCCTGCACGCGGGCCAGAAAGTGGTCAACACCAACCAGGTCATCGGCCCCGACGACGCGTTCCGGGCGGCCAGCCAGACCAAGACGTTCACGGCGGCCGTGGTGCTGCAACTCGTCGACGAGGGCAAGGTGGCGCTGGACGCCCCGATCGAGCGCTACCTGCCCGGCGTGGTCGCCGGCAACGGCTACGACGGCAACCGCATCACCGTCCGCCAGCTCCTCCAGCAGACCAGCGGGATCAACGGCGGCAACGCCGGCGCGAAGCCCAAGTCCGACGGTACGTTCGAGCTGCGGGAGCTGGTCCGCGCCGGGCTGGCGGGCAACCCGCCCAAGCCGGACGGTTCGTGGAACTACACGAACACCAACTACTACCTCGCGGGGATGCTCATCGAGCAGGTCACCGGCGCGCCCGCTCGTGACGCGATCGCCGAGCGGATCATCAAGCCGCTCGGCCTGAAGCACACCAGTCTCCCGGCGCCGGGCGACAAATCGCTGCCCGGCGCGTACGTCCACGGGTACAAGGGCGGCAGCATCGGCGGAGTATTCCTGTGGCTGGACACCACCTTCGGCGAATGGGGCAGCGGCACGGTGGAGCCGTCGTACTGGAGCACCGCGGGCGGGCTCGTCTCCACCCTGGCCGATCTCGCCGTGTTCGACCGCGAACTCAACCGCGGCAAGGTAATCTCCGCGGCCGGTCTCGCCGAAATGCGCAAGACGGTGGACACCGGGTGGCCCGGCACCGAGAAGTACGGCCTCGGCCTGTGGGGGCACCAGCTGAGCTGCGGCGTGCGGGCGTGGGGCCTGCTCGGCGACCTGTCCACCGGCTTCTCCTCGGTGACCATGGCCACCGACGACGGCAGGAACGCCGCGGTGGTCACCAACACCTGGGTCGTCAACAACGACAAGCCGACCAGGATCGACGTCGTCGACGCCGCGCTGTGCGAAAAGAAGTGA